In the genome of Streptomyces sp. NBC_00190, one region contains:
- a CDS encoding helix-turn-helix domain-containing protein — MPIAVDIDVMLAKRKMSVGDLADRVGITPANLAVLKNGRAKAVRFATLAALCEVLQCQPGDLLRWEAEDAAGD, encoded by the coding sequence ATGCCGATCGCCGTCGACATCGATGTGATGCTGGCCAAACGGAAGATGTCCGTGGGTGACCTCGCGGACCGCGTGGGGATCACGCCCGCCAACCTGGCGGTACTCAAGAACGGCCGCGCCAAGGCGGTGCGCTTCGCGACGCTCGCCGCGCTCTGCGAGGTGCTCCAGTGCCAGCCGGGCGACCTGCTGCGCTGGGAGGCCGAGGACGCCGCGGGCGACTAG
- a CDS encoding excinuclease ABC subunit UvrA → MQIAADSHQVIQVRGARENNLADISLDIPKRRLTVFTGVSGSGKSSLVFGTIAAESQRMINETYTAFIQSFMPSLGRPDVDGLHNLSAAIVVDQERMGANSRSTVGTATDAYTMLRIVFSRLGVPHIGTSTAFSFNTPDGMCPRCEGIGQVSDIAVDQLVDRELSINEGAITVPGFAVDSWYWQIMANSGFYSADTKLKDFSEREWADFLHKTPVKVKAGSNNFTYEGLITKIQRTYLSKDRESMQSHIRAFVDRAVVFTDCPDCGGARLSAAALSSRIDGVNIAECSAMQISDLAAFIRRIDDPGVAPLLGNLRDLLDSLVEIGLGYLSLDRPSATLSGGEAQRVKMVRHLGSSLTDITYVFDEPTTGLHPHDIQRMNDLLLRLRDKGNTVLVVEHKPEVIAIADHVVDLGPGAGTAGGQLCYSGDVAGLRTSGTLTGRHLGHRARLREQVRAPRGHLSVKGADLHNLKDVSVDVPLGVLAVVTGVAGSGKSSLIHGYLAGRDGVVVADQSPIRGSRRSNPATYTGLLNPIRTAFAKANGVKAALFSANSEGACPKCNGLGLVYTDLAMMAGVASVCEECEGRRFTPEVLTYRLRDRNISEVLDMPVAEAYEFFTTGQARAILGRLADVGLGYLRLGQPLNTLSGGERQRLKLAINMAEKSSTYILDEPTTGLHMADVDKLLALLDRLVDGGNSVIVIEHHQAVMAHADWLIDIGPGGGHAGGQVVFEGTPAALVAGSDTLTARHLREYVGS, encoded by the coding sequence GTGCAGATCGCCGCCGACAGTCATCAGGTCATCCAGGTCCGCGGGGCCAGGGAGAACAACCTCGCGGACATTTCCCTCGACATACCCAAGCGCCGGCTCACCGTCTTCACCGGGGTATCGGGTTCAGGGAAGTCCTCCCTCGTCTTCGGCACCATCGCCGCCGAGTCGCAGCGCATGATCAACGAGACGTACACCGCCTTCATCCAGTCCTTCATGCCCAGCCTGGGCCGGCCGGACGTGGACGGGCTGCACAACCTGAGCGCGGCCATCGTCGTGGACCAGGAGCGGATGGGCGCGAACTCCCGCTCCACCGTGGGCACCGCCACCGACGCCTACACCATGCTGCGGATCGTCTTCTCCCGGCTCGGCGTACCCCACATCGGCACGTCCACCGCCTTCAGCTTCAACACGCCGGACGGAATGTGCCCGCGCTGCGAGGGCATCGGCCAGGTCTCCGACATCGCCGTGGACCAGCTCGTGGACCGCGAACTCTCGATCAACGAGGGCGCGATCACCGTGCCGGGCTTCGCCGTGGACTCCTGGTACTGGCAGATCATGGCCAATTCCGGCTTCTACTCCGCCGATACGAAGCTCAAGGACTTCTCCGAGCGGGAGTGGGCCGACTTCCTGCACAAGACCCCGGTGAAGGTGAAGGCGGGGTCCAACAACTTCACCTACGAGGGCCTGATCACCAAGATCCAGCGGACGTACCTGTCCAAGGACCGCGAGTCCATGCAGTCCCACATCCGGGCCTTCGTGGACCGCGCCGTGGTGTTCACCGACTGCCCGGACTGCGGCGGCGCCCGGCTCTCCGCGGCCGCCCTCTCCTCCCGTATCGACGGGGTGAACATCGCCGAGTGCTCGGCGATGCAGATCAGCGACCTCGCCGCCTTCATCCGCCGGATCGACGACCCGGGCGTGGCGCCGCTGCTCGGGAACCTCCGTGACCTGCTCGACTCCCTCGTCGAGATCGGGCTCGGCTACCTCAGCCTGGACCGCCCGTCCGCCACCCTCTCCGGCGGTGAGGCCCAGCGGGTGAAGATGGTGCGCCACCTGGGATCCTCGCTCACGGACATCACGTACGTCTTCGACGAGCCGACGACCGGACTGCACCCGCACGACATCCAGCGCATGAACGACCTGCTGCTGCGGCTGCGCGACAAGGGCAACACCGTCCTCGTCGTCGAGCACAAGCCCGAGGTCATCGCCATCGCCGACCACGTCGTGGACCTGGGTCCGGGCGCGGGCACGGCGGGCGGGCAGCTCTGCTACAGCGGGGACGTGGCCGGGCTGCGCACCTCCGGCACCCTGACCGGCCGGCACCTCGGACACCGGGCGCGGCTGCGGGAGCAGGTGCGCGCCCCGCGCGGCCACCTGTCGGTCAAGGGCGCCGACCTGCACAACCTGAAGGACGTCAGCGTGGACGTGCCGCTGGGGGTGCTGGCGGTGGTGACCGGGGTCGCGGGCTCCGGGAAGAGTTCGCTGATCCACGGGTACCTGGCCGGGCGGGACGGGGTGGTGGTGGCCGACCAGTCGCCGATCCGCGGTTCGCGCCGCTCCAACCCGGCGACGTACACGGGCCTGCTGAACCCGATCCGGACCGCCTTCGCCAAGGCCAACGGGGTCAAGGCGGCGCTGTTCAGCGCCAATTCGGAGGGCGCCTGCCCGAAGTGCAACGGCCTCGGACTGGTCTACACGGACCTGGCGATGATGGCCGGGGTGGCCTCGGTCTGCGAGGAGTGCGAGGGCCGGCGGTTCACGCCGGAGGTGCTCACGTACCGGCTGCGCGACAGGAACATCAGCGAGGTGCTCGACATGCCGGTGGCGGAGGCGTACGAGTTCTTCACCACCGGGCAGGCGCGCGCGATCCTGGGCCGGCTCGCCGACGTGGGGCTGGGATATCTGCGGCTCGGCCAGCCGCTCAACACGCTGTCGGGCGGCGAGCGCCAGCGGCTCAAGCTCGCCATCAACATGGCGGAGAAGTCCTCCACCTACATCCTCGACGAGCCGACGACCGGGCTGCACATGGCCGACGTGGACAAGCTCCTCGCCCTGCTGGACCGCCTCGTCGACGGCGGGAACTCGGTGATCGTCATCGAGCACCACCAGGCGGTGATGGCGCACGCGGACTGGCTGATCGACATCGGCCCGGGCGGCGGCCACGCGGGCGGCCAGGTCGTCTTCGAGGGCACCCCGGCCGCCCTGGTGGCCGGGTCGGACACGCTGACCGCCCGGCACCTGCGGGAGTACGTGGGCTCGTAG
- a CDS encoding alkaline phosphatase family protein: protein MPLPSPTTRPRRGARWSALMAGVGALGLLGAFTVANSQAAESGSPTGPAAAAAAALPAYDHVVVVVYENKQYGEIIGSANAPYINQLANAGASLTGMKALTHPSQPNYFNLFSGATQGITGDGCYTPQSMTAANLGQELITAGKTFATYNEDLPGEGSTACTNGQYAQKHNPWFAFKNVPLNTGKTWTQFPQNNFAALPDLSFVVPNQCNDMHSCSVGTGDTWTKNNIDAYAQWAKANNSLLVLTWDEDNYLGSNQIATVFYGANVKTGKYTTAFNHHHLLRTFEDLFGTATHAGNAANVQPISEVFGGSTPTPTPTPTPTPTPTPTPTPTPTPGDLKLADPGPQTCKFNQSCTIQLSATGGKSPIRYAATGLPWGLSVDAGTGRISGKPWGSGTVQVTATATDSTGATVTAAFPLTVNWF from the coding sequence ATGCCCCTTCCCTCACCCACGACCCGCCCCAGACGCGGGGCCCGCTGGTCCGCGCTCATGGCCGGAGTCGGCGCGCTCGGCCTGCTCGGCGCCTTCACCGTGGCCAACTCCCAGGCGGCGGAGAGCGGTTCCCCGACCGGGCCGGCGGCCGCCGCCGCGGCCGCGCTGCCCGCGTACGACCACGTGGTGGTCGTCGTGTACGAGAACAAGCAGTACGGCGAGATCATCGGCAGCGCGAACGCCCCGTACATCAACCAGCTGGCGAACGCGGGCGCGAGCCTGACCGGCATGAAGGCGCTGACCCACCCGAGTCAGCCCAACTACTTCAACCTCTTCTCCGGCGCCACGCAGGGCATCACGGGCGACGGCTGCTACACCCCGCAGTCGATGACGGCGGCGAACCTCGGACAGGAGCTGATCACGGCCGGCAAGACCTTCGCGACGTACAACGAGGACCTGCCGGGCGAGGGGTCCACGGCCTGCACGAACGGCCAGTACGCGCAGAAGCACAATCCGTGGTTCGCCTTCAAGAACGTGCCGCTGAACACGGGGAAGACCTGGACGCAGTTCCCGCAGAACAACTTCGCGGCGCTGCCGGACCTGTCCTTCGTGGTGCCCAACCAGTGCAACGACATGCACTCGTGCTCGGTCGGCACCGGCGACACCTGGACGAAGAACAACATCGACGCCTACGCCCAGTGGGCGAAGGCCAACAACAGCCTGCTGGTGCTGACATGGGACGAGGACAACTACCTCGGCTCGAACCAGATCGCCACCGTCTTCTACGGCGCGAACGTCAAGACGGGCAAGTACACCACCGCTTTCAACCACCACCACCTGCTGCGGACCTTCGAGGACCTCTTCGGCACGGCCACGCACGCGGGCAACGCGGCCAACGTCCAGCCGATCAGCGAGGTGTTCGGCGGATCCACGCCGACCCCGACACCCACACCCACGCCCACTCCGACACCCACGCCGACCCCGACGCCGACGCCCACCCCGGGTGACCTGAAGCTCGCCGATCCCGGCCCGCAGACCTGCAAGTTCAACCAGTCCTGCACCATCCAGCTCAGCGCCACCGGCGGCAAGTCCCCGATCCGCTACGCGGCCACCGGCCTGCCCTGGGGCCTGAGCGTCGACGCCGGCACCGGCCGGATCAGCGGCAAGCCGTGGGGCAGCGGCACGGTCCAGGTGACCGCCACCGCCACCGACTCCACGGGCGCGACCGTCACCGCCGCCTTCCCGCTCACCGTCAACTGGTTCTAG
- a CDS encoding TetR/AcrR family transcriptional regulator has translation MTKDQSGAGDPVRTLELLWREPGQEPRPGRRGPRQGLSVDAVVRAAIALADAEGLAALTMRALAQRLGVTPMTLYTYVPGKAELLDLMLDEAYRYMDRREAGPGETWPVKVTRVADDNRDLLGRHPWIAGLSVTRPPLGPGVIAKYERELAAFDGIGLTDTEMDAALTHLLGFVHANALAAADAAEHNSRQSDEEWWAVSAPLLERALDPERYPLASRVGSAAGAYNPDAVWAFGLRCVLDGLARLIGNREAGQGP, from the coding sequence ATGACGAAGGACCAGAGCGGTGCGGGCGATCCCGTCCGCACGCTGGAGCTGCTGTGGCGCGAGCCCGGGCAGGAGCCGCGGCCCGGTCGGCGCGGCCCGCGGCAGGGGCTCAGCGTGGACGCAGTGGTCCGCGCCGCGATCGCCCTCGCCGACGCGGAGGGGCTGGCCGCACTGACCATGCGGGCGCTGGCGCAGCGGCTCGGGGTCACGCCGATGACCCTCTACACCTACGTCCCCGGCAAGGCCGAGCTGCTCGACCTCATGCTGGACGAGGCGTACCGGTACATGGACCGCCGGGAGGCGGGCCCCGGCGAGACGTGGCCGGTGAAGGTCACCCGCGTCGCCGACGACAACCGCGACCTGCTCGGCCGCCACCCTTGGATCGCCGGCCTCTCCGTCACCCGCCCGCCGCTGGGCCCCGGCGTGATCGCCAAGTACGAGCGCGAGCTGGCGGCCTTCGACGGCATCGGGCTCACCGACACCGAGATGGACGCCGCCCTCACCCACCTCCTCGGCTTCGTCCACGCCAACGCGCTGGCCGCGGCCGACGCCGCCGAGCACAACAGCCGCCAGAGCGACGAGGAGTGGTGGGCCGTCAGTGCACCGCTGCTGGAGCGGGCCTTGGACCCCGAGCGCTACCCGCTCGCGAGCCGGGTCGGCAGCGCGGCCGGCGCGTACAACCCGGATGCGGTCTGGGCCTTCGGCCTCCGCTGCGTCCTGGACGGCCTGGCCCGCCTGATCGGAAACCGGGAGGCCGGGCAGGGGCCCTGA
- a CDS encoding SDR family oxidoreductase → MADTQRTLEGKVALVAGATRGAGRGIAVQLGARGATVYVSGRSTRGKRSEYDRPETIEETAELVTAAGGRGIAVVADHLVPSEVEALVARIDGEQGRLDVLVNDIWGGELLFEWDSTVWEHDLDKGLRLMRLAVETHAVTSHFALPLLLREPGGLVVEMTDGTAEYNASRYRVSFFYDIAKSSVLRMAFALGHELGPRGGTAVALTPGWLRSEMMLDTFGVTEENWRDALATVPHFCISETPSYVGRAVAALAADPDVARWNGQSLSSGQLARVYGFTDLDGSRPDAWRYMVEVQDPDRPADATGYR, encoded by the coding sequence ATGGCGGACACACAGCGCACGCTCGAAGGCAAGGTCGCCCTCGTGGCCGGGGCGACGCGGGGCGCGGGCCGGGGCATCGCGGTCCAGTTGGGCGCGCGGGGCGCGACCGTGTACGTGTCGGGGCGCAGCACCCGGGGGAAGCGGTCCGAGTACGACCGGCCCGAGACGATCGAGGAGACCGCCGAGCTGGTGACGGCCGCGGGCGGGCGGGGGATCGCGGTGGTGGCCGACCACCTGGTGCCGTCCGAGGTCGAGGCCCTGGTCGCGCGGATCGACGGCGAGCAGGGCCGCCTCGACGTCCTGGTCAACGACATCTGGGGCGGGGAGCTGCTCTTCGAGTGGGACAGCACGGTGTGGGAGCACGATCTGGACAAGGGGCTGCGGCTGATGCGGCTGGCGGTCGAGACCCATGCCGTCACCAGCCACTTCGCGCTGCCGTTGCTGCTGCGCGAGCCGGGCGGGCTGGTGGTGGAGATGACGGACGGCACCGCCGAGTACAACGCGAGCCGCTACCGGGTGTCGTTCTTCTACGACATCGCCAAGTCCTCGGTCCTGCGCATGGCGTTCGCGCTCGGTCACGAGCTGGGCCCGCGCGGGGGGACGGCGGTTGCGCTGACGCCGGGCTGGCTGCGCTCGGAGATGATGCTCGACACCTTCGGTGTGACGGAGGAGAACTGGCGGGACGCGCTGGCGACGGTCCCGCACTTCTGCATCTCAGAGACCCCGTCGTACGTGGGCCGCGCGGTCGCGGCGCTCGCCGCGGACCCGGACGTGGCGCGCTGGAACGGGCAGTCCCTCTCCAGCGGGCAGCTCGCCCGGGTCTACGGCTTCACGGATCTCGACGGCAGCCGCCCGGACGCCTGGCGCTACATGGTCGAGGTCCAGGACCCCGACCGCCCGGCGGACGCGACCGGCTACCGCTAG
- a CDS encoding GNAT family N-acetyltransferase — MNSTSIRLIEPSDGPALAELLSRDKEAYARWLPARPAEFYTPDGQASVIESLLASHRQGLAWPGVVVCDGTVIGQVGISSILRGPFQKGFLGYWVSSFYQGLGHTGRAVGLALRIAEDELKLHRLEAHTQLENLASLAILRKHGFSSWGIAHDHFYADGAWRDEVFWERNLTIGRNAGVKEDHVR, encoded by the coding sequence GTGAACTCCACGTCGATTCGCTTGATCGAGCCCTCCGACGGCCCCGCACTCGCCGAGCTGCTCTCCCGGGACAAGGAGGCGTATGCGCGCTGGCTGCCCGCGAGGCCCGCCGAGTTCTACACGCCCGACGGGCAAGCCTCGGTCATCGAGTCCCTTCTGGCCTCCCATCGCCAGGGGCTCGCGTGGCCCGGCGTCGTGGTCTGCGACGGGACCGTCATCGGGCAGGTCGGCATCAGCTCGATCCTGCGCGGCCCGTTCCAGAAGGGATTCCTCGGCTACTGGGTCTCTTCTTTTTACCAGGGACTCGGGCACACGGGCCGAGCCGTCGGCCTCGCGCTGCGGATCGCCGAAGACGAGCTGAAGCTGCATCGACTGGAGGCGCACACCCAGCTGGAGAACCTCGCGTCCCTGGCGATCCTCCGCAAGCACGGATTCAGTTCCTGGGGCATCGCCCATGACCACTTCTACGCCGACGGCGCATGGCGCGACGAAGTGTTCTGGGAAAGAAACCTGACCATCGGCCGGAACGCTGGAGTCAAGGAAGACCATGTGCGCTAG
- a CDS encoding DUF2975 domain-containing protein yields the protein MGKLTVRALRAVLAVVLVGTVFVQVLMVWVLVSGSDPEDGSLPLTPLRVITILGMVSAQVALVCVWRLVAMVRRGTVFSHAAFRYVDGVIGAIVAAALLWFAVTVINAPGQREDPGVTVIMGGVGVAILGVALIVLVLRMLLAQAVARDAEAAQMQAELDEVI from the coding sequence ATGGGAAAGCTGACAGTGCGTGCGCTGCGCGCCGTGCTCGCGGTGGTGCTCGTCGGCACCGTGTTCGTACAGGTATTGATGGTGTGGGTGTTGGTCAGCGGGAGCGACCCGGAGGACGGGTCGCTCCCGCTGACCCCGCTGCGCGTGATCACGATCCTGGGCATGGTGTCGGCCCAGGTCGCCCTGGTCTGCGTGTGGCGGCTGGTGGCGATGGTGCGACGCGGAACCGTGTTCTCCCACGCCGCCTTCCGGTACGTGGACGGCGTGATCGGTGCGATCGTGGCGGCTGCCCTCCTGTGGTTCGCGGTCACGGTCATCAATGCTCCGGGCCAGCGGGAGGACCCGGGCGTCACCGTCATCATGGGCGGGGTCGGCGTGGCCATCCTGGGGGTCGCGCTCATCGTGCTCGTGCTGCGGATGCTGCTCGCCCAGGCCGTCGCGCGCGACGCCGAAGCGGCGCAGATGCAGGCCGAGCTGGACGAGGTGATCTGA